A window of Salmo trutta chromosome 17, fSalTru1.1, whole genome shotgun sequence genomic DNA:
TTGAATCTGCACCCAGATTAGTGTTCAATATGATAGAACAGAACTCAGTGCAGTACATTAATTAGAAAATGTTGTTACAAGTTTGAGCCACGAGATGGTGGTAGATCACAAGTTTAAATAGAATGGACCTTTGATTTGTCTCTGGATAGAAATTGCCCTTGGacgcagatctaggatcagcttactctCACCAAATCCTAACCTTTACCATTAGCAGTAAAAACACAAACCAGACCTTAGATCAGTGCAAAGGAGCCACTTCATCTTACCCCTGTAATTATATGACTCCTAACttatatatactgagtgtaccaaacattagaaacactttcctaatattgagttgtacccccttttgccctcagaacagcctcaattcattggtacatggactctacaagatgttgaaagcattccacagggatgctggcccatgttgactccaatgcttccaacagttgtgccaagttggctggatgttctttgggtggtggaccattcttgatacacacaggaaactgttgagtgtaaaaaccccagcaacattgcagttcttgacacaaaccggtgcgcctggcacctactaccataccctgttcaaaggcacttaaatattttgtcttgaccattcaccctctgaatggcacacatacacaatccatgtctcaattgtctcatggcttaaaaatctttctttaacctgtctcctccccttcatctacactgattgaagtggatttaagtgacatcattaagggatcatagctttcacctggattcacctggtcagtctgtcatggaaagagcaggtgttcataatgttttgtttaCTCGGTGTATAAACACAACATAGGTATTTATGTAAAACAAgtgaatatactgtatgtccatGGTGTTATACTTCAGCAGGAGCCGGTGGTGCGTGTGTTCAGTGCCGTGACGGGGGAGACCCTCTCAGTCTTGGGCACGGTGTTTCTCCTGAGTACGTCTGTGGCCAGGCTCATGACCCTGGTGTCCCAGCAGTGTGGGCTTCCCGTCAGCTCCTTCAGACTGAGCTCTCCCACCGGCCTGCAACTCTACGACTGCAACCGGCTCCACGACTACGCCGTTGACGTGGGTATGGCCTTCCTTGTGCAGTAGGTCAATGgtcctctgctgtgtgtgtgtgtgtgtgggggggggggggtcctttaTACTGAAATGTTTCCACATTACTGTGGAGGTCCAGTGAAGTTCCAGCAttgcaatgcaaaaaaaaaagtcTCTACACCTTTATGGATGTAACATAGAGACAAATGGACTGTACGGAACACATTCTTGGTTCATGGCAACCAGGAGGACAACCCTGCATATGTCTCTGTCTCCCAGGGGCTACTCTACGGTTGGACACCTGGGATGGGTGGGCGGAGTTTATCAGAGGCTGCTTCCTGGGACACAGACTGACCGTCCAACGATACCTGTCTAGGGAGAGACCTGTGATGAGGTCATCTACACATCTACACATCTACACACGGAATAAACATCTACACACGGAATAAACATCTACACACGGAATAAACATCTACACACGGAATACACATCTACACATCTACACACGGAATAAACATCTACACACGGAATACACATCTACACACTGAATACACATCTACACATCTACACACTGAATACACATCTACACACTGAATACACATCTACACACTGAATACACATCTACACACTGAATACACATCTACACATCTACACACTGAATACACATCTACACATCTACACACGAAATACACATCTACACACTGAATACACATCTACACACGGAATACACATCTACACACTGAATAAACATCTACACACGGAATACACATCTACACACTGAATACACATCTACACACTGAATACACATCTACACACTGAATACACATCTACACATCTACACACTGAATACACATCTACACACTGAACTGTATGATAGACTAGTACAATTCCATTCCCCTCAGCTACTTGTATTATTATCAACagtgatggtactgaccctgtatatagcttacaataatggtactgaccctgtatatagcttacaatgatggtactgaccctgtatatagcttacaaTGATGGTACCTACTCTGTATATAGCTTACAATTATGGTactcaccctgtatatagcttacaaTGATGGTACTGACCGGGTATATAGCTTACAATTATGGTACTCACCCTGTATATATCTACAATTATGGTACTGACCGGGTATATAGCTTACAATTATGGTACTCACCCTGTATATATCTACAATTATGGTACTGACCGGGTATATAGCTTACAatgatggtactgaccctgtatatagcttacaaTAATggtactgtccctgtatatagcttacaaTGATGGTACTGACCGGGTATATAGCTTACAatgatggtactgaccctgtatatagcttacaaTAATggtactgtccctgtatatagcttacaatgatggtactgaccctgtatatagcttacaatgatggtactgaccctgtatatagcttacaaTAATGGTACTGACCCGGTATATAGCTTATATTCTCGTGTTTTTTTCCTTTATACATTTTTTCTCTTACCCTGATATTTAATACTGCATTGTGGGAAAGAGTAAGCATTTAACTGTACTGTTTTATAACCTGCTGTATCTTGtgaacttgacaaaaaaaactTGAAACGTGTAATAAATACATTGTTTCTGTATTATTCCAGGTTCCAGCTCCGGGTGGCACTCTACATTGCTGCTTCTCTGGGCCACCTGGACCTGGCCGACTGGCTGCTGGAGAGGGGGGTGCGTGCCATTGAGCCGGTGGGGGTCCACCCTTACCGTGAGTGGTGCCACCAGATGGCCCACCCCGACGCCGCCAAGTGTCCCGCCGTCGCCTCCATCGAGCGCGGCCAGCTCACCATCCTCAAACTCTTTATCGCCAGCAGCGTTCTGACCCTTGCCTGTCGGGATCCCCAAGGTCGTGACCCACTCAGGATCGCCCTCCAGCACGgccacagagagtgtgtgtgtcacctggCCACCAAGCTGTGCTCTGTGGTGGTCCTCCCAGGTATGGCTCTGCCCATGCGGACATACGTCCAGATAAAGCGCTGGGTGAGGCTGGGGCAGAGGAGGGCAGCATCCAGGCACTGCATGGGCCTCAACAGGGCTCCGTTCAGGACCAGGGTGGGCGACACGGTCCTGGTGGACGGCTTCACCCTCCCCAAGATGTCCTCCAAGCCCAGGAGGAGTGAGGCCAAGGCGAGTATCAGGGTGGCGTCCAAAGCCTCTCAACCTTTGAGCCCCATCAACTGCCCGTCTCATGTATCCTGCACGCTCCGTGCCCTGGCATCCCTGGATGCACCTCTTCAACTACCGAAGCTACCCCCTGTGGCCACGAGGgatggaagagagaagaagagagggaagaagaggggatGTGGTGGGAAGGGATG
This region includes:
- the LOC115152514 gene encoding protein ANKUB1; the encoded protein is MRVFIAFDGSCEPFDVSPDQTVGSVKLMVKDYFHVQLSDDKQVRHFLELSYAGAILLDNWVLTDVGITPGSAICCLLKQEPVVRVFSAVTGETLSVLGTVFLLSTSVARLMTLVSQQCGLPVSSFRLSSPTGLQLYDCNRLHDYAVDVGATLRLDTWDGWAEFIRGCFLGHRLTVQRYLSRERPVMRFQLRVALYIAASLGHLDLADWLLERGVRAIEPVGVHPYREWCHQMAHPDAAKCPAVASIERGQLTILKLFIASSVLTLACRDPQGRDPLRIALQHGHRECVCHLATKLCSVVVLPGMALPMRTYVQIKRWVRLGQRRAASRHCMGLNRAPFRTRVGDTVLVDGFTLPKMSSKPRRSEAKASIRVASKASQPLSPINCPSHVSCTLRALASLDAPLQLPKLPPVATRDGREKKRGKKRGCGGKGCEEDESGDHNSNQWRSRVSLPPISRDTNLRPVFASASPNFAQILTTSLESFSLHCDRTPRENAIYCLALASAFTQRPWLQQLNVARALTRRRAQHIGSTPGSWSLGRLNIL